DNA from Streptomyces sp. NBC_01260:
GACCGCGGCCGGGGAGGCGAGCGTGATCTTTCCGGCCCGGTCGAAGTAGAAGACGTCCTGGAGTTGCATCAGGTTCTGGAAGAAGTCCATGTCCTGGGTGGCGCCGGTCTTGTCGAGCCCGAGCAGCCGGACGCCGGTGGCGTCAAGGATCTTCGACCCCGCGGTGGCCATGTCGTTCCAGTCGCTGATGCCGTCGGGGTCGACCCCGGCCTTCTCGAAGTGGTCGTGGCGGTAGAAGAGACCGAGCGGGTTGACCTCCCACGGGAGGGCGTGGACTGCCTTGTCCGTGCCTGTGACAGTCGGCCACAGCCCCTTGGCGAAGGCGTCCTGGTACTTGTCGGCCCCGAACTTGGACAGGTCGGCGATGCCGTCGGGGAACTTGTCCAGGTAACTGGGCAAGTAGTCGACGCCGATGTGCAGGACGTCGGCAAGGCCCTTGCCGCCCGAGGCGAGGCCGACGGTGATCTTGTCCCAGATGGCCGGGTTGCCGACGTCCTGGACGTCGACCTTGATGCCGGGGTTGTCCCGCTCGAAGGAGGGCACAACGCTGCGCAGGCCCTCGGCCGCGGTGGTCCAGCTCCAGACGACGATCCTGCCGCTGTCGCCGTCACCTCCGGCGCTGCCCGATCCGTTGTCGCCGCAGGCGGCCAGGCCCAGTCCGGCGGCGGAGGCGGTCGCGAGCTGGAGCAGCCGGCGGCGGCTCAGTTGGTGGGACATGTCGACTCCTGGGAATGTGTCGTGCGGTGGGTGAGGGTGTGCAGCGCCTCGGCGAGCAGATCCGCCGCGGCGCCAGGGGTGGAGGTGTGGGGTGACAGCCGGATCCACTCGTCGCGGCGGGTGGTGATCAGGCCGGCCGCTTCGAGGGTGCGGTGGACGGTGGCGGGGTCGTGGCCGGGCATGCGGAAGGTGCCGATGCCGGCGCGCTCGTGGGGGCCGAGTCCGTCCAGCAGGACCTCGGCGCCGGCCCGCCGTGCGCGGTCGAGCAGGTCGGCGAGGGTGTCACGGATACGGGTGCCGACGGCGGCCGGGCCGCCCTGGTCGAACAGGTCGTCGATGGCGGCACCGATGGCCGCGGCGGCCGGGAAGTCCGGGTTGGTGGCGAGGTGGGCGGCGGCCCCGGGCAGCGGCGGCGCCGGATGCTGCGGCGCGAAGGGCTCCGCGACACCGGCCCAGCCGCCGAGCCCGGGAGCCAGGCGCTCGGCACACCGGTCACGGATCAACAGCAGCGCGGCTCCCCAGCCGGCCCGCAGCCACTTCTGGCCGCCACTGACGAGGATGTCGGCGGCTTCCGCTTCGAGTGGGACGGCGCCCAGGCCCTGGATGGCGTCGACGATCAGCAGCCGGCCGGGCCCGAGGACTTCCTTGAGGGCGGCGAGCGGTGCCACATGGCCGGTGATCGAGTCGACGGCGCTGACAGTGAGGGCGTTGACATCGGGGGTGAGATGGCGACGCAGGAGGTCGGGGGTGATGTGCCGCTGCCCGGCCTCGCCGACGAGGCGGACGGCAGGGCCGCCGCGGTCGGCGAACCGGAGCCAGGGGTAGAGGTTGGCGGGAAACTCACCGCGGGGCACCAGGACGGTACCGGCGCCGTGGAGTGCGGCGGCCACGGCGAACAGGCCGTTGCTGGTGGACGGTGCGAGCGCGATCTCATGCGGACGGGCACCGAGCAGCCGGGCCGCCGAGGTCCGGGCTGCTTCGCTGAGGGCAAAGAGCCGAGCGAGGTCAGCCGGGTCGAGACGGGTGGCCAGCGTGGTCGCGGTGGCGAGAGCGGCGACGGCCGGGCGGGAGACCGGACCGACTCTGGCGTAGTCGAGGTAGCCCGCCATCGGTCCGCGGTCGGGGGGCGCAGGGGAGGCGGGCTCGACTGCACACCGAATTTGATCGTTCAAAATTTGCCCCAACAAAGCTTGTTGCAGTTACTTCCAGAGATTTGAAGGTTCACATTAGGGAGATCGGATCGCCCCAGCAAGGGGTTCGGCACAACTGCTGCCCGGCGAGCCGTGCGGCAGCGCCCCGGGGGACAGCCGACAGAGGGTCCGGCTCGGGTGCCGGAGTGCCGGCACGTCGCGTCGGTTCGCTTCACGCCATCCGTGTCCGTCGTCGACCGCCTCGCTTCAACGGCACCGTTGCCGCTACGGAATCGCGGGACGTCGCAACAACTCTCGCCCTCTTCTGAGCGAAGGTCCTGTCGGAGGCGTTCAAGTCCGGCATGCTGCGTCTCGTTTCCGACACAGGACTCCACCTGAACTGCTCGTCGGCTCCGTCCTTCGAAGCGTGGCGGGTCAAGGACGCGGCAGGATGGCGCTTCGTGTCGCTTCCTGTAGGCGACCTTGCCGTCTGGACCCGCTGAGGAGCGAGCGAGTCCTAGCCTCGACACCGATGCGGCAGGCGCGAGACTCGCAGCCTGTAAAGCCTCACGGACCGTCAGGGCCCCGCCAGCGCCGAGGACATCGCCCGCGCTGGTACGCCGGGTCACCATCGTCTGGAGGGCGAGCAGCGGCTCAAGGGGAACCCGACGGGTGGTCGGACGAGCCCGCGACGAAGACTTGGGCGTCCAGAAAGGAGCGGTGGTCACTGACCCGTGCGGCGCGCGCGTCACCGTGGTAGCGGCGCAGTTTGGAGCCCCCCCGTGGACGAATGCGCCGAACGGCACCGGGGTGACCTCGGCGGCGCGGATCCGCTGGACCAGCTTCTCGTCGATGGGGGAGCGGTGCTCGATGCGGTGGTTGATCCGCTGCTCGGGGTGGCCGGCGCGGGCCGCCTCGATGGCGTCGAGGACCCGGGTGTCGGCCTCGCCGTCCAGGGTGGTGACGCGGCGGGCCCAGACGATGCGAACAGGCGAGGGAGGGGCGACGGGGTGTGCTGCCTGTTGGTCGCCGTGGTCATACGTGCGGTTTCCTTCTTGTTCCTCGTTCCGTGCGGTCGGACACGTCTACGAGGGCGGTGGCCGGACAGGAACGAGGGGGCGGTGCGGTGGTGTGGCGACGACCGGCGGACGGCCGCTCGTGACGATGCGTCTTCGGGAAGGGACTGCAAAGGTGAGCACACGGGTGTCGGGGCCGATGAACGGTGCGCGCTGCTGGCCGCCGAGCGAGTCTCGACAACTCTTCCGAGACGCGTGGCCGTCAGGACAGGACCTCGTGATCGCCACCGGATGAGAGTGGGGAGTTCAACGTGGCCAGGTAGTCATCAAGGAGCTCGGCCTGGCGGTGGGGTGGGAACGCCGGGGGGTCGAATAGCGCCTGTACCACCAGACCGAGCACGAAGGACTGGGCGCCGGCCGCGATGCGGGCCGGGTCGCCATCGGGCAGTTCGCCGAGCTGTTGGGCTGCGGCGACCAGGTCGCGCAGCTTTTCGCGGCTCTGCGCGTACTTGCGGGCGTAATCGCCGCTCAACTCGGGGTTGGCGAGCGCGGCATCCCAGGAGGACACCCAGATCCGGTTGCTGTCGGTGGCCTCGTCGGTCAGCGGCAG
Protein-coding regions in this window:
- a CDS encoding extracellular solute-binding protein is translated as MSHQLSRRRLLQLATASAAGLGLAACGDNGSGSAGGDGDSGRIVVWSWTTAAEGLRSVVPSFERDNPGIKVDVQDVGNPAIWDKITVGLASGGKGLADVLHIGVDYLPSYLDKFPDGIADLSKFGADKYQDAFAKGLWPTVTGTDKAVHALPWEVNPLGLFYRHDHFEKAGVDPDGISDWNDMATAGSKILDATGVRLLGLDKTGATQDMDFFQNLMQLQDVFYFDRAGKITLASPAAVKALTIIKRLNDAGLIADTAGQGTEKRLLSQGKLATYAEAAWAVEYLASTFPEQKGKWRSMQPPAAVPRGKRNAIVNSTYLAVAGSSTRRKAAWQFIEYALTKPAQINRMFASGGVFPALEAAYDDPRFSAPHPFYGNQKVLKPFVESLSANARATNFTGDYARALKFASDAQSQVLLKGADPAEALRKAAEQLAQQTGRQQAA
- a CDS encoding aminotransferase class V-fold PLP-dependent enzyme, which encodes MAGYLDYARVGPVSRPAVAALATATTLATRLDPADLARLFALSEAARTSAARLLGARPHEIALAPSTSNGLFAVAAALHGAGTVLVPRGEFPANLYPWLRFADRGGPAVRLVGEAGQRHITPDLLRRHLTPDVNALTVSAVDSITGHVAPLAALKEVLGPGRLLIVDAIQGLGAVPLEAEAADILVSGGQKWLRAGWGAALLLIRDRCAERLAPGLGGWAGVAEPFAPQHPAPPLPGAAAHLATNPDFPAAAAIGAAIDDLFDQGGPAAVGTRIRDTLADLLDRARRAGAEVLLDGLGPHERAGIGTFRMPGHDPATVHRTLEAAGLITTRRDEWIRLSPHTSTPGAAADLLAEALHTLTHRTTHSQESTCPTN
- a CDS encoding DUF6188 family protein yields the protein MSEAFKSGMLRLVSDTGLHLNCSSAPSFEAWRVKDAAGWRFVSLPVGDLAVWTR
- a CDS encoding TetR/AcrR family transcriptional regulator encodes the protein MPRTKGNHEARRRDVSEAVWRVLVAHGFGGLTMRAVAAELDATTGLLTHYFPAKRDLVAYALDLLERRSASRPRRAADKGLSAVRAALLDILPLTDEATDSNRIWVSSWDAALANPELSGDYARKYAQSREKLRDLVAAAQQLGELPDGDPARIAAGAQSFVLGLVVQALFDPPAFPPHRQAELLDDYLATLNSPLSSGGDHEVLS